From one Lolium rigidum isolate FL_2022 chromosome 4, APGP_CSIRO_Lrig_0.1, whole genome shotgun sequence genomic stretch:
- the LOC124708084 gene encoding uncharacterized protein LOC124708084: MQGRGSIAFFSTYRPPVPLDIFSSTIPGSPAGKELLLTDGVSYNYDCRPIPPAALKELLTWLGKKNQKLARECGATPDDADKGRVTGLIFVSERDNGLETLHVALRTNNQVKVFRLADIYGADTFGGVRMEDSGCIAGGFKVGPRSVGHSLVYVSTKEPAKTRRTPWTVVYKTNLADGKTQRLTPQGQYDLSPAVSPSGTMVAVASFADSKWHGEIENLKTNILVMNVDGDLGRRLVIKDGGWPTWGSDSVIFFHRGVDMTLPDGTVQTAWGVFRYDMTTRVTVRVTPAAFNCMTPAAISSTKVAVATIRERSGFGDVRKEAQYRHIEICDTAMPGQVIEVTRRGTHPKADHYNPFVDDGGKRIGYHRCRTSQAPDDPTRRVDKLQSPAGKDVGLFRVSGVFPTVSKDGTKLAFVDNEFSAVWLVDNELGLRKVHETGGPDRIFSPVWNQNLLLDSLYVCMGPSFHPDNALEICSIPRASDPGRVHGILQLTQGGFNNAFPSSNPQGNKFVFRSTRDGGPNKYKNLYIMDNSVVGANGGGKLTRLTNGPWTDTHCQWSPSGDWIVFSSTRDKPATAPPKDFGLDPGYFAVYLVKANDPTVVVRVMRSGSDLSGHVNHPVFSPDCRSIVVTSDLAAVSVDPISLPLFVHSVRPYGDIFLIDIDNKDITKNKDVQSYKRITHSRYENSTPCWTVLSPDDPRAPWTTMAGKGPAAAFRPGCPYAESFKMTGHLIVPKRCC; this comes from the exons ATGCAAGGCCGCGGCAGCATCGCCTTCTTCTCGACCTACAGGCCGCCGGTGCCGCTTGACATCTTCTCCTCCACCATCCCGGGATCGCCGGCCGGCAAAGAGCTCCTGCTCACCGACGGCGTGTCGTACAACTACGACTGCCGCCCCATCCCTCCGGCGGCGCTCAAGGAGCTTCTGACGTGGTTGGGCAAGAAGAATCAGAAACTGGCCAGGGAGTGCGGCGCCACCCCGGACGACGCCGACAAGGGCCGCGTCACCGGCCTGATCTTCGTCTCCGAGAGGGACAACGGGCTGGAGACGCTGCACGTGGCCCTGCGCACGAACAACCAGGTGAAGGTGTTCCGCTTGGCTGACATCTACGGCGCTGACACCTTCGGCGGTGTGCGCATGGAGGACAGCGGctgcatcgccggcggttttaagGTGGGCCCACGCAGCGTCGGCCACTCGCTAGTGTATGTTTCGACCAAGGAGCCGGCGAAAACTCGCCGTACGCCATGGACCGTGGTGTACAAGACCAACCTTGCAGACGGCAAGACCCAGCGCCTCACTCCACAAG GGCAATATGATTTGAGCCCCGCTGTGTCACCATCCGGGACGATGGTAGCGGTGGCGTCGTTCGCAGACAGCAAATGGCATGGCGAGATCGAGAACCTCAAGACCAACATCCTTGTGATGAACGTGGATGGGGACCTGGGCCGGAGGCTGGTCATCAAGGACGGCGGCTGGCCGACGTGGGGCAGCGACAGTGTCATCTTCTTCCATCGAGGCGTGGACATGACGCTCCCCGATGGCACGGTTCAGACAGCGTGGGGCGTGTTCCGCTACGACATGACCACCAGGGTGACCGTCCGGGTGACACCGGCGGCGTTCAACTGCATGACACCGGCCGCCATCAGCAGCACCAAGGTGGCGGTGGCGACCATCCGCGAGCGCTCCGGTTTCGGCGACGTCCGCAAGGAGGCGCAATACCGGCACATCGAGATCTGCGACACGGCGATGCCGGGGCAGGTGATCGAGGTCACCCGGCGGGGGACACACCCGAAAGCCGACCACTACAACCCATTTGTGGACGACGGCGGCAAGCGCATCGGGTACCACCGCTGCAGGACAAGCCAGGCCCCAGACGACCCTACTCGGAGGGTCGACAAGCTGCAGTCGCCGGCGGGCAAGGACGTGGGGCTGTTCAGGGTGTCCGGCGTGTTCCCGACCGTCTCTAAGGACGGCACTAAGCTCGCCTTCGTCGACAATGAGTTCAGCGCCGTGTGGCTCGTCGACAATGAGCTGGGCCTGCGTAAGGTGCACGAGACCGGCGGCCCAGACAGGATCTTCTCGCCGGTGTGGAACCAGAACCTCTTGCTGGACTCCCTCTACGTCTGCATGGGCCCCTCCTTCCACCCCGACAACGCGCTCGAGATCTGCAGCATCCCACGCGCCTCGGACCCTGGTCGCGTGCATGGCATCTTGCAGCTCACGCAGGGAGGTTTCAACAACGCCTTCCCATCCAGCAACCCACAGG GGAACAAGTTCGTGTTCCGGTCGACGAGGGACGGCGGACCCAACAAGTACAAGAACCTCTACATCATGGACAACTCGGTGGTCGGGGCCAACGGCGGCGGCAAGCTGACGCGTCTCACAAACGGGCCCTGGACCGACACCCACTGCCAGTGGTCCCCGAGCGGGGACTGGATCGTCTTCTCATCCACGCGCGATAAGCCAGCGACGGCGCCGCCAAAGGACTTTGGCCTCGACCCTGGCTACTTCGCCGTCTACCTGGTGAAGGCGAACGACCCCACGGTGGTGGTACGAGTCATGAGGAGCGGCAGCGACCTCTCCGGCCACGTCAACCACCCGGTTTTCAGCCCGGACTGCCGGAGCATCGTGGTCACGTCCGACCTGGCCGCGGTGTCCGTGGACCCCATCTCCCTGCCGCTCTTCGTGCACTCGGTGCGTCCCTACGGCGACATCTTCCTCATCGACATCGACAACAAAGACATCACAAAGAACAAGGACGTGCAGTCGTACAAACGCATCACGCACAGCCGCTACGAGAACTCCACCCCCTGCTGGACCGTGCTCTCGCCGGACGACCCGAGAGCACCGTGGACCACCATGGCCGGGAAGGGCCCCGCTGCGGCCTTTAGGCCGGGGTGCCCGTACGCCGAGAGCTTTAAAATGACCGGCCACCTCATCGTCCCCAAGAGGTGCTGCTAA